A window of the Euzebya pacifica genome harbors these coding sequences:
- a CDS encoding ABC transporter ATP-binding protein: MSRVELTGIAKSFDDLQALDDVSVDVEDGSFFVLLGPSGAGKTTTLRVIAGLEAPDVGDVRFDGHSAGGATPAERDVAMVFQSYALYPKQTVAQNIASPLRARNVGPDEMQKRVEEVATLLRIDHLLQRHPGQLSGGEQQRVALGRALVREPRAFLMDEPLTNLDVKLRVEMRAELTRLHRHVGRTFIYVSNDQAEAMAMADRIAVLHEGRIQQVGTPEEVYDHPVNRFVATFVGSSRMNLLDCEVQDEVLIGTDGWRLPAPPAALGHPGRLQLGVRPEDLSVAGEGSGGHALRGVVYAVEPLGDRVLLDVEIGDTVIRVKAAPTVVHEVGQALDVCVDLTRAHLFDHDTGLALSRHAEPARQTL, translated from the coding sequence ATGAGCCGCGTTGAGCTGACCGGCATCGCCAAGTCCTTCGACGACCTCCAGGCGCTCGACGACGTGTCGGTCGACGTCGAGGACGGGTCGTTCTTCGTCCTGCTGGGACCCTCCGGTGCGGGGAAGACCACGACGTTGCGCGTGATCGCCGGGCTCGAGGCGCCGGATGTCGGCGACGTCCGCTTCGACGGCCACTCTGCGGGTGGGGCCACACCTGCCGAACGCGACGTGGCGATGGTCTTCCAGAGCTACGCGCTGTATCCGAAGCAGACGGTCGCCCAGAACATCGCCTCACCCCTGCGGGCGCGCAACGTCGGTCCCGACGAGATGCAGAAGCGCGTGGAGGAGGTTGCGACGCTGCTGCGCATCGACCATCTGCTGCAGCGCCATCCGGGGCAGCTGTCCGGTGGCGAGCAGCAGCGGGTGGCGCTGGGCCGCGCCCTCGTGCGCGAGCCTCGCGCGTTCCTGATGGACGAACCGCTCACGAACCTCGACGTCAAGCTGCGCGTGGAGATGCGTGCCGAGCTGACCCGCCTGCATCGCCACGTCGGGCGCACGTTCATCTATGTCAGCAACGACCAGGCGGAGGCCATGGCGATGGCCGACAGGATCGCGGTGCTGCACGAGGGGCGCATCCAGCAGGTCGGCACCCCCGAAGAGGTCTACGACCACCCCGTCAACCGTTTCGTGGCAACGTTCGTGGGCAGCTCGCGCATGAACCTGCTCGACTGCGAGGTCCAGGACGAGGTCCTGATCGGCACGGACGGCTGGCGCCTGCCGGCCCCACCTGCGGCACTGGGCCACCCGGGCCGCCTCCAGCTCGGGGTTCGCCCCGAGGACCTGTCCGTGGCCGGCGAGGGCAGTGGCGGACACGCCCTGCGCGGAGTGGTCTACGCGGTGGAGCCCTTGGGCGACCGAGTGCTGCTGGACGTGGAGATCGGCGACACGGTCATCCGTGTGAAGGCCGCCCCGACCGTTGTGCACGAGGTGGGGCAGGCGCTCGACGTGTGTGTCGACCTGACGCGTGCCCACCTGTTCGACCACGACACGGGCCTCGCCCTGTCACGCCACGCCGAGCCCGCACGCCAGACCCTGTGA
- a CDS encoding ABC transporter ATP-binding protein translates to MAGISIQSLHKQFPDGTVAVHEIDLEINDGELFVLLGPSGCGKTTTLRCIAGLETQTSGDIRIGDKLVNDLRPGERDIAMVFQFYALYPHLTGRENIGYPLRAAGVPKAEAEARIDAVARTMRLDGLLQRKPNKLSGGEQQRIALARAMVREPQAFLLDEPLTNLDAELRLDMRTELKHLQDRLGATMVMVTHDQVEAMSLGDRIALINDGRLEQVGTPLEVYDRPASLFAATFIGTPAMNILPVEVDGGALRGPSGLRLPIPAGLPRVDGLVAGVRAEWLSIAPPTGGGGGAARVVAREALGDETIYAVDMGGTRVHVRTPPTVRFDAEDTVDVTFVGTDPRVYHEVSGKVAA, encoded by the coding sequence ATGGCCGGAATCTCCATCCAGTCCCTGCACAAGCAGTTCCCCGACGGCACCGTCGCGGTCCACGAGATCGACCTCGAGATCAACGACGGGGAGCTGTTCGTCCTGCTGGGCCCATCGGGCTGCGGCAAGACCACGACGCTGCGCTGCATCGCGGGCCTGGAGACCCAGACCAGCGGCGACATCCGCATCGGGGACAAGCTGGTCAACGACCTGCGACCCGGCGAGCGGGACATCGCCATGGTCTTCCAGTTCTACGCCCTCTACCCGCACCTCACGGGGCGGGAGAACATCGGCTATCCGCTCCGCGCAGCAGGGGTGCCGAAGGCCGAGGCCGAGGCCCGCATCGATGCCGTGGCGCGGACCATGCGCCTCGACGGCCTGTTGCAGCGCAAGCCCAACAAGCTCTCCGGCGGGGAGCAGCAGCGCATCGCCCTGGCCCGTGCCATGGTGCGCGAACCGCAGGCCTTCCTGCTCGACGAACCGCTGACCAACCTCGATGCGGAGCTCCGGCTCGACATGCGTACGGAGCTCAAGCACCTGCAGGATCGCTTGGGCGCGACGATGGTGATGGTGACCCACGACCAGGTGGAGGCGATGTCCCTAGGGGACCGCATCGCCCTGATCAACGACGGCCGCCTGGAACAGGTCGGCACCCCCCTGGAGGTCTATGACCGCCCAGCATCTTTGTTCGCGGCCACGTTCATCGGCACCCCTGCGATGAACATCCTGCCGGTCGAGGTCGATGGCGGTGCCCTGCGCGGACCGTCGGGCCTGCGGCTGCCCATCCCGGCAGGGCTGCCCCGCGTCGACGGCCTGGTCGCCGGTGTTCGAGCCGAATGGCTGTCGATCGCCCCACCGACCGGTGGCGGAGGTGGGGCGGCGCGGGTGGTGGCCCGGGAGGCACTCGGCGACGAGACCATCTACGCCGTGGACATGGGCGGGACTCGGGTCCACGTCCGCACCCCTCCGACCGTGCGGTTCGACGCCGAGGACACCGTCGACGTGACGTTCGTCGGAACCGACCCGCGCGTCTACCACGAAGTCTCTGGGAAGGTGGCGGCATGA
- a CDS encoding carbohydrate ABC transporter permease, which translates to MRTVIEKSLLLVLGLFMIFPIFWMLEASVKDQSTILANPPSFVGFEPTMDNYRDVFFERGTEGEDREASGLVTNFATSVIVAVSATVLATAIGTPAAWAYSRFPLKAGKDQLFFILSTRFMPPVVAVIPLFLMFRTLGLLDSRLGLVLLYTAFNLPFTIWMLKGFVDEIPAEYEDAAMVDGFSRVQAFRQVLLPLLRPGIFATAVFSLIFTWNEFVFAIFLTPGGGAVRTAPPAIAGLFGGTETQWGLVAASAVVFALPVLVFGYLVRNHLVAGMTFGAVRR; encoded by the coding sequence ATGAGAACCGTCATCGAGAAGTCCCTCCTCCTCGTCCTCGGGCTGTTCATGATCTTCCCGATCTTCTGGATGCTCGAGGCATCGGTGAAGGACCAGTCCACGATCCTCGCCAACCCCCCGTCGTTCGTCGGCTTCGAGCCGACCATGGACAACTACCGGGACGTCTTCTTCGAGCGGGGCACCGAGGGTGAGGACCGGGAGGCGTCCGGTCTGGTCACCAACTTCGCGACGAGCGTGATCGTGGCCGTCTCCGCGACCGTCCTTGCCACCGCGATCGGCACCCCGGCCGCGTGGGCCTACTCGCGCTTCCCGCTGAAAGCCGGCAAGGACCAGCTGTTCTTCATCCTGTCGACACGGTTCATGCCGCCCGTGGTGGCGGTGATCCCGCTCTTCCTGATGTTCAGGACCCTCGGGCTGCTCGACTCACGACTCGGGCTCGTCCTGCTCTACACGGCGTTCAACCTGCCGTTCACGATCTGGATGCTCAAGGGCTTCGTCGACGAGATCCCCGCCGAGTACGAGGACGCCGCCATGGTCGACGGGTTCTCCCGTGTGCAGGCGTTCCGCCAGGTGCTGCTGCCCCTGCTGCGGCCCGGCATCTTCGCAACGGCCGTCTTCTCGCTGATCTTCACCTGGAACGAGTTCGTGTTCGCCATCTTCCTGACCCCGGGCGGTGGGGCGGTGCGGACTGCCCCGCCCGCCATCGCCGGCCTGTTCGGTGGCACCGAGACCCAGTGGGGGCTGGTGGCCGCCTCGGCGGTGGTCTTCGCCCTCCCGGTGCTGGTGTTCGGCTACCTCGTCCGCAACCACCTCGTGGCGGGCATGACCTTCGGAGCGGTGAGGCGCTGA
- a CDS encoding carbohydrate ABC transporter permease, which translates to MSASAPPRERVSDGDVVFVAPPAAARWRWLHDRWLARLSVAPTLLLLFGLFIFPLLYVLVLSFTDFSASGNAEVNGVGFENYSRLLTSDQVQAKALTTVLFVIGAVGLQTVLGFGLAYLVHRQKRGGGLLTVVFLIPMMLSPVIVGAFWRLMLDSSFGVVNGTLSMLGVDGPQWLSQQGVALLSLIFVDTWQWTPFIMVIALAGLNAVPSYLYEAADIDQASDWFKFKSITLPIVWPILLIAILFRVIDAFRLFDIVLIVTGGGPGGTTETLSFHIYKLAIRNFQTGLASAYGVLMLIVVNIMAVIFIKYLERLQSK; encoded by the coding sequence ATGTCCGCCAGCGCGCCGCCCAGGGAACGGGTGTCGGACGGTGACGTGGTCTTCGTTGCCCCGCCGGCCGCGGCGCGCTGGCGATGGCTGCACGACCGCTGGCTGGCGAGGTTGTCGGTCGCACCCACGTTGCTGCTGCTGTTCGGGTTGTTCATCTTCCCGCTGCTGTACGTCCTGGTGCTGTCCTTCACCGACTTCTCCGCCAGCGGGAACGCCGAGGTCAACGGCGTCGGCTTCGAGAACTACAGCAGACTGCTGACCAGCGACCAGGTCCAGGCCAAGGCGCTGACGACCGTGCTGTTCGTGATCGGTGCCGTTGGCCTGCAGACCGTCCTCGGTTTCGGCCTTGCCTACCTGGTGCACCGCCAGAAACGCGGTGGAGGACTCCTCACCGTGGTGTTCCTCATCCCGATGATGCTGTCACCGGTCATCGTGGGTGCGTTCTGGCGCCTGATGCTGGACTCCAGCTTCGGCGTGGTCAACGGGACGCTCTCGATGCTCGGCGTCGACGGGCCCCAGTGGCTCAGCCAGCAGGGTGTCGCCCTGCTGTCCCTGATCTTCGTCGACACCTGGCAGTGGACTCCCTTCATCATGGTGATCGCCCTGGCGGGACTCAACGCGGTGCCGAGCTACCTCTACGAGGCCGCCGACATCGATCAGGCGAGCGACTGGTTCAAGTTCAAGAGCATCACGCTGCCGATCGTCTGGCCGATCCTGCTGATCGCGATCCTGTTCCGGGTCATCGACGCCTTCCGGTTGTTCGACATCGTGCTGATCGTCACGGGCGGCGGGCCCGGTGGCACGACGGAGACGCTCAGCTTCCACATCTACAAGCTGGCGATCCGCAACTTCCAGACCGGCCTGGCGTCGGCGTACGGCGTCCTGATGCTGATCGTCGTCAACATCATGGCCGTCATCTTCATCAAGTACCTCGAGAGGCTGCAGTCCAAGTGA
- a CDS encoding extracellular solute-binding protein encodes MSTPSPARFRLLRLLALTVAIAMLAVACGGGGSSGEVDDASSDDTGADAADDDAADEDAADEDAADEDAAASDEELVLRMVWFEWAPATALEDFANEHYVDPNVSFEVETVPFGQWHDAIFTQFAAGETSFDIPILDSQFIGEAVTGNHITTLTDFANEHIELDAYPSNLLAAYAQYPVAADGQFDPDGDIHGLPLLADTWVLVYRKDLVGEEPPGSWEEMLEVAAQCQADNPGMAGLAFHGAPDYDTAGITLNQVIWVNGGEIWDGEGQVEGVINDETGLAAIDQLVNEMVPLAPEGVGTAFIGEVNAAINQGQACMGMNWVAGLEGMQDPANSTLGETEEEILEKLGFAELPDGAADVSPMGGMGMHVSAYSPNQQAALDFMEWFSGPEVQEMWAEAGGVPARTDALNSEAFLNARPWNQAFTDSVDSLKDFWAIPEFFQMIDVHSTQANAAITGTQDPADALNALAEQEQTILDGGI; translated from the coding sequence ATGAGCACACCATCCCCTGCCCGTTTCCGCCTGCTGCGCCTGCTGGCGCTCACCGTGGCCATCGCCATGCTGGCCGTCGCCTGCGGCGGTGGCGGGTCCTCCGGCGAGGTCGACGACGCGTCGTCCGATGACACCGGCGCCGACGCTGCCGACGACGACGCTGCCGACGAGGACGCTGCCGACGAGGACGCTGCCGACGAGGACGCCGCCGCCTCCGACGAGGAGCTCGTGCTCCGCATGGTGTGGTTCGAATGGGCACCTGCCACGGCTCTGGAGGACTTCGCCAACGAGCACTACGTCGATCCCAACGTCAGCTTCGAGGTCGAGACGGTTCCGTTCGGCCAGTGGCACGACGCGATCTTCACGCAGTTCGCTGCGGGCGAGACCAGCTTCGACATCCCCATCCTGGACAGCCAGTTCATCGGTGAGGCCGTGACCGGCAACCACATCACGACGCTGACCGACTTCGCCAACGAACACATCGAGCTCGACGCCTATCCGTCCAACCTCCTCGCGGCGTACGCCCAGTACCCCGTCGCCGCCGACGGTCAGTTCGACCCGGACGGGGACATCCATGGCCTGCCGCTGCTGGCCGACACCTGGGTGCTCGTCTACCGCAAGGACCTCGTCGGCGAGGAGCCGCCCGGGAGCTGGGAGGAGATGCTCGAGGTGGCCGCGCAGTGCCAGGCGGACAACCCCGGCATGGCAGGACTGGCCTTCCACGGCGCCCCCGACTACGACACGGCCGGCATCACGCTGAACCAGGTCATCTGGGTCAACGGTGGTGAGATCTGGGACGGAGAGGGACAGGTCGAGGGTGTCATCAACGACGAGACGGGGCTTGCCGCCATCGACCAGCTCGTCAACGAGATGGTCCCGCTCGCGCCCGAGGGTGTGGGCACGGCGTTCATCGGTGAGGTCAACGCAGCGATCAACCAGGGCCAGGCATGCATGGGCATGAACTGGGTCGCCGGACTGGAGGGCATGCAGGACCCCGCCAACTCCACGCTCGGCGAGACCGAGGAGGAGATCCTCGAGAAGCTCGGATTCGCCGAGCTTCCGGACGGTGCCGCCGACGTCTCCCCGATGGGCGGCATGGGAATGCACGTCTCGGCCTACTCGCCCAACCAGCAGGCGGCGCTCGACTTCATGGAGTGGTTCTCCGGCCCCGAGGTCCAGGAGATGTGGGCCGAGGCCGGTGGCGTCCCTGCGCGCACCGACGCGCTGAACTCCGAGGCGTTCCTGAACGCCCGCCCGTGGAACCAGGCGTTCACCGACTCCGTCGACAGCCTCAAGGACTTCTGGGCCATCCCCGAGTTCTTCCAGATGATCGACGTCCACTCCACCCAGGCGAACGCCGCCATCACCGGCACACAGGATCCGGCGGACGCCCTGAACGCCCTGGCCGAGCAGGAGCAGACGATCCTGGACGGCGGCATCTGA